In Cetobacterium sp. ZOR0034, the genomic stretch TTTACAACACTTTCTAATGGTGAGTCTGCTAATCTTACATTCAATGATGTGTGTTTAGATATAAGCTCAGGGAAGTTTCTAATTAGAGAGCCTCCTCCTGCCATAACTATTCCTCTATCAATTATATCAGCAGCTAACTCTGGTGGAGTTTTCTCTAATACATCTTTTACACATGTTACAATCTCCATTAAAGAATCCATTATAGCTTCTCTAATCTCCTCTGAACCAACTGTAACTGACTTAGGAAGACCTGTTATTAAATCTCTTCCTTTTATTGTCATAGTTTCCTCTTCAGCTAAAGGAATAGCTGTTCCTATTTGCATTTTTATACTTTCAGCTGTTTTATCTCCAATTAATAAAGTATGAGTCTTCTTAATATATTTTATTATATCCATATCAAAATTATTTCCAGCTGTTCTAATTGTTTTACTTACAACTGTTCCACCTAATGAGATTACAGCCACGTCTGTAGATCCCCCTCCGATATCAACAATCATATTTCCTTCTGGTGCTGATATATCAATTCCAGAACCTAAAGCTGCTGCTCTTGCTTCCTCTATTAAGTAAGCCTTCTTAGCTCCTGCTGATAAAGTAGCTTCTAAAACCGCTCTTTTCTCTACTCCTGTAACATCAATCGGTACACAAATCATAACTTCTGGCATGAATAGAGAGTATTTTCCAAATACTTTTTTTATAAAATATTTTATCATTGCTTCTGTTATATCATAATCAGCAATAACTCCTTCGCTTAAAGGTTTTACTGCAACTATTGAGTCTGGTGTTTTTCCTAGCATATCTTTAGCTTCATTTCCAACAGCTAGAACTTTTCTGCTTTCTCTTTCTACTGCAACAACAGATGGTTCATTTAATATTATTTTTCCATGTTTTTTACTATATACTAATGTATTTGCTGTTCCTAAATCTATTCCTATACTTCTGCTAAATCCAGGTAGTTTCAATTTGAATCCCACTTAATATCACTTCTCCTTAATCTAAGTTTTTTTCAACTATTTTTTTTATCTCTTCAAATTTTCCTTCGGCATACAAAGCACCAATTAGAGCTTCGAATGCTGTAGCCTCTTTATACTCCATGACAGTACATGACTTAGGGAATGTTTTTATATTACTATTTTTAGCTCTATTTACAAGTCCTAACTTCTCTTCATCTAAGTCATCAATTATATTTTTCAAATATTTGCTTTGAACTTGTGCATTTACGTGTTCTTTAACAAGTCTATTTAGATTTTTTATATTATAACCTTTATTTATAAAATATGTTCTTATAGAAAGTTCCCATACAGAGTCACCTAAATATGCTAAAACTAATCCATTTGCTTCACGCACATTTAAATTGACCATGTTGTTTTTTCCTTTCCGTCTTTTATTTTTATTCCCATCTCTAAAAGTCTATCTCTTACTTTATCTGAGAAAGTCCAATCTTTATTGTCTCTAGCTTCTCTTCTTAATTCTAATAAGAACTCTATCAATTCAGTTGTCATATTTCCTACTTGAACCTCTACTTTTAGTAAAACTCCAAACACATTTTCCATTACATCTCTTATATATTCAACTGTTGCTTCAATAGCTTCAAATCCAGCTTTTGATATTTTCTCCTCTTCAGCAGCTTTATTTAACTCTTTTACAAGTTCAAATATAGCTCCGATTCCACCCGCTGTATTGAAGTCCTCGTCCATACATTTTACAAATTTATCTTTTGATATTTCCAACATTTGAGCTAGTTCTGTTAAATCAGAACCACCATCAACTGGCTTAGATGTTAACTTCTCTTTTCCTCTAGTTACAGCATTCTCTATTCTCTCTAATCCTGCTTTGCTTTGAATTAATTCATTATCAGAGAAATCAATCGGTTTTCTATAATGAGAACTCAGAATAAAGAATCTAACAACTCTTCCTTCGAATTGCTCTAAAACCTCTCTTAAAAGGAAGAAGTTTCCTAGAGATTTTGACATTTTTTCACCTTTTACATTTATGTAACCATTGTGTATCCAGTATCTAGCAAACTCTCCACCTGTTCCACATTTTGATTGAGCTATTTCGTTCTCATGGTGAGGGAATATAAGATCTTGTCCTCCTCCATGGATATCAAACGTTGGTCCTAAGTATTTGTTAGACATTGCTGAACACTCTATATGCCAACCTGGTCTACCTTTCCCCCAAGGCGAGTTCCAGAACGGTTCTCCCTCTTTTGCAGCTTTCCAAAGAGCAAAATCTAATGGAGCTTTCTTTATCTCAGATACATCTATTCTTGCACCACTTTGTAAGTCATCTATACTTTGTCCAGATAACTCTCCATACTCGCTCTTATAGCTATTTACATCAAAGTATACATCTCCTTGAGATTCATATGCGTATCCTTTTTGGATTAAAGTTTTTATGATTTTTATCATATCACCGATATGCTCTGTAGCTTTTGGTCTAATCATTCCCTCTTCTTTTAAATTAACTTTTGCTGTATCCTCAAAATAAGCATCGATATATTTTTTAGCTACATCCTCAAGAGTTATTCCTTCTTCGTTAGCTCTTTTTATCATTTTATCATCAACATCAGTAAAGTTTTGAACGTACTTTACTTTATATCCTCTAAATTCAAAATATCTTCTAACCGTATCAAAGAATATTGCTGGTCTTGCATTTCCTATGTGAATATAGTTATAAACTGTAGGACCACAAACATACATCGATACCTCTCCCTCTTTTAGAGGTTTAAATATTTCTAGTTCGCCTTTAAGCGTGTTATATATTTTTATCATCTTTTTAGCCTCCTATTTAACTGCCTTTAATAGATTAAGAGTTGTTTCTTCATCTAAAGTTGTACTTATTTTTAATCTATTATCCTGTGCTAATCCTTTCAACTCAACTTTCCCTATCTCTTTATCTTTGATCTTAATATCTAGATAACTATAAATAAACTGCTTCGAAGAGATATTTACATCAATAAGATTTTCTTTTGGTAAACTCTCCAATCTCTTATCATCTTTAGGAACATTTATATTTACTTTTGAAGCAACACCATCTATAAAACTATTTCTGAAGAAATAGTTTAAGAAAAATAAAAATGATCTTAACTCTGCATCTCTTGAACTTCTTAAGTATAACTTATTTTTTTCAACAACTCTGTCACCTGATAAATTATCGTCTTCAATTCCATTAAAACTCTTTATAATATCATTTTTTCCACCAATATTAGCAGTTAATATTACTTCGTTTTTTAAATTTACATCTCCTGTTAAAACAAGTTCATCAAATCCTCCTAAAGGATTTTTTCCAAGATTTAAAATTAACATTCCTAAGTTATTGTTATTTTCTCTATCCAATATCTTTATTATATTTTGATTAAAATATCTTTCACTTTTTAATGCTTTCTCTATATCCTTTTCTCTTGTTGCAACTAAGAAATTTCCCTTTTCTATTTTTAAATAAAGTCTCTCTCCATTGAAATATTTCTTTTTATACTCCTCTTTTAATAGATACATATCATCTGCTTTATCAAAATATGTTTCTACTCTAAATTTCATCAAAGGATAAAGATATCCAAAGTCAACTATTCCAACAGCCGTTTTTTTATCAGATATAAAACTACTATCCGACAATATGTAAAGTCCTTTTATATATTTTAATCCCTCTTTCATACTATCGTCAACATTAAAATCAGCTTTATTTAAAAGTTCTATTAGATTTTCAAAATCTTTATGGTTTATATCCTCATTTACATAAGCTAAGTTTATTCTATCGCTTAAATAAACCCTTGGATTTTCTTTTGTAGCATAAAAAATTCCTGCTAAAATAGATAATCCACAAAAGATACTCAGTGTTACTTTTAAAGTTCTATTCATCGGTACTCCCTTTCAATAAATCTATCTACTTTTTTTAATTCTTTTTAATTCACTTAGTACTAAATCTATTTTTTCATTTTTACTCGATCCCGATGCAAATCTAACCTTTGCTACTTCTCTTTTATTTATTAAGATATTAGCTCCATCCTCATTAAAATACTCTAATCTTTTTATTGTATCACCCGATGGATTTATCGCTAAACTTCCTCCCCAGAAGTTAACTCCATCCTCTACTCCAACTCTATTTACCATTAAAGTGAAACACGCGTTACTTACAGATGTTGTTTTACAAATCGATTCCCAAAGATTTCCAATCTCTAGTCCTTTATTTGTAAATCTTGTTGGACTGTTTGCTATAACAAAAATGGTATGTGCTCCATCTTGACCTAAAATATACGAACTACTTTGATGGAATATATCTTCGCATATTAACATCCCTACTCTTCCAAACTTTGTATTAAAAGCTCTTATGCTATCTCCCTCTCTAAAATATCTTCCCTCATCAAAAAGACCATAAGTTGGTAGATAAACCTTTCTGTGTTTATGCTTTAGTTCTCCATCTTCTAAGTAAAATGCTGTGTTATAGTGATATAAATCTTCTCCTAATTCAACCGCTCCAAATATTATAGAGATTTTCTTAGATAGTTCTATTAGTATCTCAGGTATCTTCTCTATAGCTACATCATATACCATTTCTTCTAATAAATACCCTGTTAAAGATAGCTCTGGAAACACCACTAACTCTGTTCCTTTTTCTATCTCTCTTTCTATCACCTCTACCATTTTACTTAAATTTTTCTCTGTATTCCCCAACATTGGTTTTATTTGAGCCAAAAATACGTTCATCTATCTCTCCTTATCATTTAAAGAAATTTTAAATCCTCTACCGTTGTAATTTTTATATTATCGTAATCTCCTATAATAACTTTTATCTCTTTACCTAATCTCTCCACTAAAGATGAGTCATCCGTTCCTAAAAAGTTATCGTGTCTAGCTTTGTTATAAGCCTCCTTCAATACTTTACCTCTGAAAATTTGTGGTGTATGAACTGCTATATATTGCTCTCTTTTTGGAGTTTCTACAACAACTCCACTTAAATCTACTCTTTTAATAGTATCTTTTAATGGCACTCCCACAACAACTCCAGATAATTCTATATCCTTATCTAAAATCTCTAAACTTTCAGAAAAATATCTCTCTTTTAAAAATGGTCTAACTCCATCCTGTACAGCTATTATACTATTATCTTCACAATATTCCAACGCATTTTCTATAGAATATTGTCTTTCTTTTCCACCTGCTACCACTTTTCTAACTTTTGAAATTTTATATTCTTCACAAGCTTTACTCACAAATTCTATAGAGTCTTCTCCTGTTACAATTACTATATCTTCTATTAAATCACTTTTTTGAGCTACTTCTAAAGCAATAATAAAAAGTGGTTTTCCATCTATCTCTAAAAATTGCTTAGGATACCCTAAATTCATTCTCTTTCCTACTCCTGCTGCTGCAAGAATCAAAGTTATTTTAGAGTCACCACAGTACATCCTATTCCTCCTTCGTTATGTCCTCCAGCTCTGAAGTTTTTAACGTATCTAGATGTTTTTAAGAACTCCATAATTCCGTTTCTTAAAGCTCCTGTTCCTTTACCATGAATTACATATATCTCTGTATATCCATTCATTAATGCTCTATCCATATAAGTTTCTAGCTCATAAATTCCTTCGTCTACAAGTTTTCCTCTTAAATCAACCTCATTTTTTACCTTAGTTTTTGTATGTGCATTTATTGGTCTATACTCTTTTTTCTTTGGTTCAACAACAACTTTAACATCATCCATCGAAACCTCTAATTTTAAAATTCCCGCTTGAATATTAAGTGTTTCTTTATTTAAGTTAATCTTGTTAACTATAGCGTATTGATTTAAACTGTTTACAAATACTCTTTCTCCAACTTTATAATCAATTTTTCTTGCAACCTTTGGTTTTACCTCAACATTCTCACTCTTCTCTTCTTGTAAAGATGTTCTAAGCATATTAAGTTTCTTTTGAACCTCTTTCATATCCTCTTTCGTCTTATCTTCTTTTTGAATTTTATTAACTAGAGCTGCTGCTTTATTTTGCATATCTCTCATCATAGATTCTGCTTTTTCATAAGCCTCTTTTAGGATTTGATTCTTCTCTTTTTCTAAAACTCTTAATTTTTCTTCGTATTCCTCTTTATCTTTTTGAGCTTGAGCCTTTAGTGCGTCAACTTCAATCTGTTTAGCCTCTAACTCTAATGATTTATCCTTGATATTAGAAATCATTTTTTCTACTTTTTTATCCTCATCACTTATATAGCTCTTCGCCTTTTCTATAATAACTTCAGATACTCCAAGTCTTCTAGCTATTGTTAAAGCATTACTCTCTCCGGGTACTCCTATTAACAGTTTGTATGTTGGCGATAACGTCTCTACATTGAATTCCATCGATGCTGTTTCTATATCAATCTCGTTATAACCATAAGCTTTTACTTCACTATAGTGAGTTGTTATCATCGACTTACATTTTTTATCTTTTAGATAATCAATTACAGCCATTGCAAAAGCTGATCCTTCCATCGGATCAGTTCCAGAACCTAACTCATCTAATAAAACTAAAGACGCTTTTGTTACAGAGTTTAGTATATCTTGAATATTCTTCAAATGAGCCGAGAATGATGATAGTGATTGCTCAATACTTTGCTCATCACCTATATCAGCATAAACTCCTCCAAAGAAACCAATACTTGTTTTTTCATCAGCTGGAATTGGTATCCCTGCTAATGTCATAAGAGTTAATAATCCAGCTGTTTTTAAAGCAACTGTTTTTCCTCCTGTATTTGGTCCTGTTATTAAAAGAGTATTATACTCTCTTCCTATTTCAAATGTTAAAGGCACAACTATATTTTGATTTATAAATGGATGTCTAGCCTTCACTAAAGATACCATCTCTTTATTATTTACCTCTGGAATACTACACTTTTTTTCTACTCCATACTGAGATTTTGCGTTCAGTATATCTAAGTACATTATTGCAGCTCCAATCTCATTTATAACTGCAGTGTTTAATCTCACTTGATCTGTTAATCTTAAAAGAATTTTTCTAATCTCTTCTCTCTCTCTAACTTCTAACTCTCTCATTTTATTATTTAACGAGACAATCGATATAGGCTCTATAAAGACAGTTGACCCACTAGATGATCTATCATGTTCAATTCCTTTTATAAGCCCCTTAAAATCAGTTTTAACAGGTATTACGCTTCTTCCATCTCTTGTTGTTATAATCTTTTCTTGGATTGCTTTTGCAAAGTTTGGATTTGTAAATAAATCTTCAAACTTTCTTTTTATATTTGTTACCATATTCTTTTTTTGGAATCTTAACTCTCTCAATTCGATTGATGCATCATCCTTTATATTTCTCTCTGGATCAATCGCTTTATTTATAAGATCTTCAAAATTTTTCAAAGTCGGAATAGAAACAAATCTTGCTCTAAGATTTTTATATTTTTCTAAAGTTTCTAATCTTCCCTTGAATATTCTGAAAATTCTTAAATTTATATTTAATGACCACAAATCTTCTGGCTCTAAATACATTCCTACTAATTGAGATTTTCTTGTTATATTTCTAACGTCTTTCATTCCTGCAGGATCAAAGCCACCATCAAACTTTAAAAAATCCATAAAATCATTAACGATATCCAACTCTTTTCTCAATGAATTTATATCTTTAAACGGTTCTAACTCTAAAATTTTCTCTTGATTTTCTTCAATTGTTACATATTGAGTCAGTTCTTCCCTCAATTTACTGAATTCTAATACTTTATAGCTATGAATATTCATTCTACATATCACCTTTTCTATATATATTTTACTCAAATATTATAGCATATTTAATACTTTTTATAAACTATTCCAAATAATTTAAAAAATACCTTGATATTTTCTTTCGATAATGGTATAATTATTTGCATGTTTATAACGAAAGAGAGGTGTAATAGAATGCAAAGATGTGAAATTACTGGAAAAGGAATAACTTTCGGAAATCAAATTTCTCACTCACACAGAGTAACTGGAAGAATTTGGAGACCAAACTTACAAACAACTAAGATCGTTATCAACGGTGTTACTGTTAAAGTTAAAGTTTGTACTAAAACTTTAAAATCTCTAAAGGCTGCTAACGAAGTTGAAGTTATGCAAATCCTTAAAGCAAATGCTAATACTCTAAGCGCTAGACTTAGAAAAATATTAAGCAAATAATGCTTATAAAAAAAGACAGCTTTAAACAACAAAGCCTGTCTTTTTTTTATTTTTTGGTTCAAATATAATTTTATAAGAAATAGAAAAAGAGACTGAAGATAAAATCCTCAGTCTCATTATTTTTACTTCTCTACTCTTGTGTATGGAATAAGAGCGATGTTTCTAGCTCTCTTAACAGCCTTAGCTATCTTTCTTTGTAACTTAGCGTTAGCTCCAGTTACTCTAGAAGGATTGATTCTACCTTTATCAGATACGAATCTCTTTAATAAATCAACATTTTTATAATCGATTTCTTCAGCTTTAACTCTTAATTTAGCTCTTCTTCTTCTGAATTCTGCCATTCTAATAACCTCCTTATTTGAGAATAAACGTTTTCTTTAGTCTAATTAGTCGTTCTTAACTACCATGTATCTCATAACTTCTTCAGTTATGTTAAGCTTTGACTCAACCTCAGTTAACTTAGTACCGTCCATCTCTAAAGTAGTTAGTACGTAGAATCCTGTTTTCTTCTTATCGATTGGATAAGCAAGCTTTCTCTCTCCCCACTTCTCAGATTTAAGAACAGTTGCTCCAGCTGTAGTTAAAATGTTGTTAACTTTAGCTATTACAGTTTCTCTTCCTTCCTCTAATATAGTTGGATTGATGATGAACATTAATTCATACTTTTTCATGTTATTACCTCCTCCCTATGGTTTTAGCCCAAAACACGTAATGATTCTGAGCAGGGTATTATTAATAGTATCATAATTTTTAAAGTTTTACAAGCTTTTTTTGATACTATTAATATTATCTGTTAGCTCTGATCCAAGGTGGAAGATCTAACTCATCTCTAACTTCTGCTGTTTCCTCTACCTTTGGAGCTTCAGCTTTTTTTTCTACATTTATAAATGATTCAGTTTTCTCTTGCTCGTCACCAAAACTATTAGCAATAATTGTAACTTGAATCTTATCTCCGTAAGTTTCATCTGCAGTGATACCAAACATGATATCTTCAGCAGTTTTTCCAGCTGCTTCTTTTACTATATTTGCAATTGCTTGTGCTTCCATAAGTCCTAAGTTTGAAGAACCTGCAATGTTTATTAAAACTTTGCTTGCTCCCATAATAGACTTCTCTAAAAGAGGTGATGATAAAGCTTTTTCAGTAGCTTTAGCAACTCTGTTTTCTCCCTCTCCCTCTCCAAATCCTAATACTGCTACTCCTGAATTTTGCATTGTAGCTTTAATATCTGCAAAGTCTAAGTTTATAAGACCTCTACCAATCATTAGATCAGCGATTCCTTTAATCCCTATTTTTAAGATATTGTTTGCTTCTTTAAAAGCATTTTGAAGAGTTATTGTTTTTTCTGGTAATTCAAATAATTTATCATTTGGTATGATTACTAATGAATCTACATGCTTTTCAAGATTTGATAATCCTAAGTCAGCATTATTTTTTCTTTTTCTACCTTCGAAAGAGAATGGTCTTGTAACTATACCGATAGTTAAAACACCCATCTCTTTTGCTATTTTAGCAATAACTGGAGCTGAACCTGTTCCAGTTCCTCCACCCATACCTGCTGTTATAAATAACATATCTGTTTCTTCTAATAAGTTTCTTAATTTTTCTACATCCTCTTCTGCTGCTTGCTTTCCTACTTCAGGATCTGCTCCAGCTCCAAGTCCTCTTGTTAATTTCTCTCCCAATTGAACTCTTATATCTGCTAAAGAGTTATTTAAATCTTGAGCATCAGTATTTGCTGCAATGTATTCTACACCTGTCACTCCAGCTGCAATCATATCATTTATAGCGTTTCCTCCAGCTCCTCCAGCCCCAATTACTTTTATCTTTACTTCACATTCGTTATTAAACATATTCATACAGCTCCTTATTATATAAAGTTAGAAATCCATTTTTTTATTTTGTTTAAAGCACCATCTGTAACTACTTCTTCCTCATACTCCTCTTCAAAGTCCTCTTGTCTAAAGACTGTCTCATTTATAGGAAGCTCCACAAAAGTTTCCTCTTGTTTTTCCTCTGTTACAACTTCTTTTTCTAAGGTTTCACCTATTATTTCATTTCTCTTTTTGAATTCTGTTTCTAGTTTTGTCAATAAAATACCTATTACTGTAGACATTGAAGGGTTTACATTTTCAAGTCCTCTTAGTGGGAAAGGATTAACTTTTCTAACTGCACACTCCATTTTGCTTCCAACCTTACTGAAAATCTCATCTATAGAGACAGCTCCACCAGTAAATGCCAGCCCTTTTCCTAAGTATCCATTAAATCCTGATTCTTCAATAGTTTTTGAGATAAAGTTTATTAGATCTCCTGTTCTTGCATCTATTATCTCTTTTATCTCATCCAATTTATATTCACCATTATAAGTTCTTATTAAACCATCAAATGATTGCTTACCTCTCAATCTCTCTAAAATCTCTTTTGCCTCTTTTTTAGGTATTTTTAGAAGATAACTCAAATCATTTACAAAGTGCATTCCACCTATTGATAAAGATTTTGTATAAATAATCTTATCATTCTTATAGATAGCTATATCTGTAACTCCTTCTCCTATATCGATTAAAGCTACTCCCATCTGTCTATCCTCTTGTTCTAATGTTGATTTTGCAGATGCTGAAGCATTTAAGAATATATCTTCAATCTCTAAGCCTGCTTTATTAACAACTTCTACTAGTGGATCTAAAGCTTCCTTTTTTATTGTTATTAGATGAACATCTCCTTGAATACTTTTACCAACTTGCCCTATTGGATTTTTTAATATCCCAGAACTATTTACTCTAACATTATAAGCTTCTTGTTCTATAATGATTTCGTCATCTTTCAGTATATTTTCCTTCACTAACTCCACTAAATTATTCATATCTTGAGCTGTAATCTCTTTTTCTTCAAACTCAATACATCCATGATCTGTTTTAGATAGGATTCTATCACTACTAATTCCTAAAGAAACAGCTTCAAAATCTCTTCCGTTTCTTTCCTTTAGCTCTTTCAACCCTTTAGCTATACTTGTAACTAACAATTCTGGGTCTTCAACCACAGATCTTTTTATTCCCTCGCTAGGTACTTCTAAATAATCTAATACTCTTAACTTTAATCCTTCTGTACTAAGTTCTCCTAAAATAAACTTTATCTTTCCATTTCCAATATCTAAAGCTAATTTTGTAATATTATCTTGCACCTTTCCCCTCCTTCTCTTTTACTACTATATCCTTAAATCTTATATCTATATAATCAATCTCTCTCGTTTTAACTATACTTTTATACAGACTCATCATTATTTCATACTTATTTTTAGAAACTTCTGTTCCTGTTTTTATTTTGGTTCCATCTCTTAAAATCACATACATTAAATTTTTATTTTCAACATAAATCTGAGAAACCTCGTCTTTCAAATCCAATTGCTTTAATTTCTGCATAATTTGTAAAAGGCTATTCTTTTCAGAACTCTCCTTAATCATAAGAATCGGCATACTTTTTTTAGGATACTCCTCTAGTCTTCCAAAAATTGTTCCATCTTCATCCATTGTATATATCTTAGATTTGTGCTGAATATAATAACTACTCTCTTTTTCAGTAATATCAATTGTTATTTCATTTAGATTTTGCTTCGATATACTTACTTTTTTAATTCTAACATCTTTCAGTAATTTTTTCTCTAAACCATCTAAATTTAAATCGTTGATATTTTTTCCTAAAATTTCATTCTTTATTTTTTCTAAATCTGATTCTAAACTTCTTGAAACCTCACTAATTTGAACTTTTGAAATATTAAAAAATTCTCTATTTTTGAAATCTTTTTCTATTTGAATTATAATGAAAGTTAGTGCCAATATTATAGCAATTTTAAGTATTTTTTTCAAGAATCTCTCCCTGTTATTTCTTATATTTTATGGTTAGCAGCTTTCAACTAGAATCCTTGTTAAATCATCAAATGAATATCCCTTTAGTGATGCTAATTTCGGAGCTAAACTTGTTTCTGTCATTCCAGGACAAGTATTAACTTCTAAGAAATATGTTTTTCCATCTTTTAGTATGAAATCACTTCTTGTAATTCCTTTTAATCCTAATTTTTCATGAATTTTTCTTGCTGCTTCCGCTGCTTCTTCATAAGCTTCTAAACTTATTTGTGCTGGGCATTCATACTCTGTTTTTCCAACTGTATATTTTGACTCATAATCATATAGTCCTGATTTTGGCTTTATTCTTACTACGCCTAATTTTTCTCCGTTTAAAACTCCCGCAGTTAATTCATCACCTTTTATAAATTCCTCTATTAAAGGTTCTTTATCCTTTAATTTTTCAAATGCCAATCTAGCCTCTTCCTCTGTGTTACAAATATATAAACCTACACTCGAACCTTCTTTAGCAGGTTTAATTACAACTGGATAACTATCTATTTCATCTACTGTGTAGTATGTTTTTGCCATTCTAATTCCTAAATCTTTAGCTATTATTTTAGTTAAAATCTTATTCATTGCTACAGCACTTCCAGTAACTCCAGAACCCGTATATTTCTTCCCTAACATATCTAGTATAGATTGAACTCTTCCATCCTCTCCATACTCTCCATGAAGAGCTAAATAAACTAAGTCATATTCATTATCTAAAAATGCTGACACTAAATTTTCGTGTGTTAAATCAATTTTATATGCATCATATCCTTGTCTTAATAAGCTATTTAATATTGCAGCTCCACTTCTTAAAGAAACTTCTCTTTCAGATGTAATTCCACCCATAACAACTGCTATCTT encodes the following:
- the ftsZ gene encoding cell division protein FtsZ, coding for MFNNECEVKIKVIGAGGAGGNAINDMIAAGVTGVEYIAANTDAQDLNNSLADIRVQLGEKLTRGLGAGADPEVGKQAAEEDVEKLRNLLEETDMLFITAGMGGGTGTGSAPVIAKIAKEMGVLTIGIVTRPFSFEGRKRKNNADLGLSNLEKHVDSLVIIPNDKLFELPEKTITLQNAFKEANNILKIGIKGIADLMIGRGLINLDFADIKATMQNSGVAVLGFGEGEGENRVAKATEKALSSPLLEKSIMGASKVLINIAGSSNLGLMEAQAIANIVKEAAGKTAEDIMFGITADETYGDKIQVTIIANSFGDEQEKTESFINVEKKAEAPKVEETAEVRDELDLPPWIRANR
- the ftsA gene encoding cell division protein FtsA; amino-acid sequence: MQDNITKLALDIGNGKIKFILGELSTEGLKLRVLDYLEVPSEGIKRSVVEDPELLVTSIAKGLKELKERNGRDFEAVSLGISSDRILSKTDHGCIEFEEKEITAQDMNNLVELVKENILKDDEIIIEQEAYNVRVNSSGILKNPIGQVGKSIQGDVHLITIKKEALDPLVEVVNKAGLEIEDIFLNASASAKSTLEQEDRQMGVALIDIGEGVTDIAIYKNDKIIYTKSLSIGGMHFVNDLSYLLKIPKKEAKEILERLRGKQSFDGLIRTYNGEYKLDEIKEIIDARTGDLINFISKTIEESGFNGYLGKGLAFTGGAVSIDEIFSKVGSKMECAVRKVNPFPLRGLENVNPSMSTVIGILLTKLETEFKKRNEIIGETLEKEVVTEEKQEETFVELPINETVFRQEDFEEEYEEEVVTDGALNKIKKWISNFI
- a CDS encoding cell division protein FtsQ/DivIB, encoding MKKILKIAIILALTFIIIQIEKDFKNREFFNISKVQISEVSRSLESDLEKIKNEILGKNINDLNLDGLEKKLLKDVRIKKVSISKQNLNEITIDITEKESSYYIQHKSKIYTMDEDGTIFGRLEEYPKKSMPILMIKESSEKNSLLQIMQKLKQLDLKDEVSQIYVENKNLMYVILRDGTKIKTGTEVSKNKYEIMMSLYKSIVKTREIDYIDIRFKDIVVKEKEGKGAR
- a CDS encoding D-alanine--D-alanine ligase, whose protein sequence is MKIAVVMGGITSEREVSLRSGAAILNSLLRQGYDAYKIDLTHENLVSAFLDNEYDLVYLALHGEYGEDGRVQSILDMLGKKYTGSGVTGSAVAMNKILTKIIAKDLGIRMAKTYYTVDEIDSYPVVIKPAKEGSSVGLYICNTEEEARLAFEKLKDKEPLIEEFIKGDELTAGVLNGEKLGVVRIKPKSGLYDYESKYTVGKTEYECPAQISLEAYEEAAEAARKIHEKLGLKGITRSDFILKDGKTYFLEVNTCPGMTETSLAPKLASLKGYSFDDLTRILVESC